One genomic region from Sphingobacterium sp. UGAL515B_05 encodes:
- a CDS encoding ATP-binding protein — translation MDNPHFLNCDQEPIHLCGHVQNFGCLIVFDKFHNCIGWSENCQEIGFPRECLHNGLHLSTFISNLNLSHPIDLDRVLLDNVEIFKHRYVSDIHLQNGTYYLSIYPFDDKIFIEIEKHQSQSHQFKNIYHYAQHINNGKDIWKALADNIYTVTGYDRVMIYKFSKNGDGKVIAEHVSEGLEPLLGYHYPEFDIPQQARLLYTKIFARVTPDVDAKPIPVLGINPEMLDLSMTGIRAMSPIHLQYLRNAQVRASGSFSIIINGKLWGLVACQNTIPKTIDLAQRHLSVFIVQYAVNSFLANKQIAENNFKLKIKSIEFEIRQSLFSKQDLHGVIGSLSPRLMDILRADGIAFKYHNKWHITGSTPHLNSIQAIENSLITNNANELFWQSDFKWPDNDIKDLSHFSGIAKIDLEYKLDFKIYFFREEVKIEEIWAGQPKKEFIYDPNKPINFPSPRTSFEAWKRTVCGTAPKWTEWEIDFLKKLSIILQEACVKKITEIQALNEKLVEINNILETFSYTLSHDLKNPLAALQMTAQMIRDRPGLSQEFLGKAGKNMMEAIQLMNNMLDKTVDFARTKSYDFEYEPVYPERFIQNIIDDCKVRYNIGKLQFQKGKTLPIDGEKTLIYQLFLNLLGNAIKYSSNKGTPIIGVDSVDYGNTIVYKVWDNGIGISAEETERIFEIFHRLPNAIQFDGSGVGLSIVKRIVERLNAKITVESTLNEGTTFNIHFPKKNKDLKSTLPTNPYQNEAT, via the coding sequence ATGGACAATCCTCATTTTTTAAATTGCGATCAAGAACCTATTCATCTCTGTGGTCACGTACAAAACTTTGGTTGTCTTATCGTGTTTGACAAATTCCACAACTGTATTGGTTGGAGTGAAAATTGCCAGGAAATAGGCTTTCCAAGGGAATGCTTGCACAATGGCTTGCATCTATCAACATTCATTAGCAATCTTAATTTATCTCATCCCATTGATTTAGATCGGGTATTACTGGATAACGTAGAAATCTTCAAACACAGATACGTATCAGATATTCATTTGCAAAATGGAACCTATTATCTTAGCATCTATCCTTTTGACGACAAGATATTTATTGAAATAGAAAAGCACCAGTCGCAATCACATCAATTCAAGAACATCTACCATTATGCCCAACATATCAACAATGGTAAAGACATCTGGAAAGCATTGGCAGACAATATTTATACAGTCACGGGATATGACCGTGTAATGATCTACAAATTTTCAAAAAATGGAGATGGCAAAGTCATTGCCGAGCATGTGTCTGAAGGCCTCGAACCTCTTTTGGGATATCACTATCCAGAATTTGATATTCCTCAACAAGCACGTTTGCTCTACACAAAAATTTTTGCACGAGTAACTCCGGATGTAGATGCTAAACCAATTCCTGTTCTCGGTATTAACCCGGAGATGCTTGACCTTTCCATGACAGGCATACGTGCAATGTCTCCAATTCATCTTCAATATCTTCGTAATGCACAGGTTCGTGCTAGCGGAAGTTTTTCTATTATCATTAATGGTAAGTTGTGGGGATTAGTCGCCTGTCAAAATACCATACCCAAAACTATTGATTTAGCGCAAAGACATCTCTCCGTTTTTATAGTTCAATACGCCGTAAACAGCTTTTTGGCTAATAAGCAGATTGCAGAAAACAACTTTAAACTTAAAATTAAAAGCATAGAATTTGAAATCAGACAGAGCCTTTTTTCAAAGCAGGATCTCCATGGGGTCATCGGATCCCTTAGCCCCCGCTTAATGGACATTCTAAGAGCAGATGGAATCGCATTCAAATACCATAACAAATGGCATATAACAGGCAGTACACCACATTTGAACAGTATTCAAGCGATAGAAAACAGTTTGATTACTAATAACGCAAACGAATTATTTTGGCAATCTGATTTTAAATGGCCCGACAACGATATTAAGGATTTATCTCACTTTTCCGGTATAGCTAAAATAGACTTGGAATATAAACTGGATTTTAAGATCTATTTTTTTCGAGAAGAAGTAAAAATTGAAGAAATTTGGGCCGGACAACCGAAAAAAGAATTTATTTATGACCCTAACAAACCGATAAATTTCCCATCTCCACGCACATCATTTGAGGCATGGAAAAGGACAGTATGCGGAACTGCGCCAAAATGGACTGAATGGGAAATTGACTTCTTAAAAAAACTAAGCATTATACTACAGGAAGCCTGTGTAAAAAAAATAACGGAGATTCAAGCACTTAATGAAAAATTGGTTGAGATCAACAATATCCTTGAAACATTTAGTTATACGCTCAGCCACGATTTAAAAAATCCACTGGCTGCCCTACAGATGACAGCACAAATGATCCGCGACCGTCCTGGATTAAGTCAGGAGTTTTTGGGAAAAGCCGGTAAAAACATGATGGAAGCAATTCAGTTAATGAATAACATGCTGGATAAAACCGTTGATTTCGCTCGTACAAAAAGCTATGATTTCGAATATGAACCTGTTTACCCCGAGCGCTTTATCCAAAATATTATTGATGATTGTAAAGTCAGATATAATATAGGAAAACTGCAATTTCAAAAAGGTAAGACGCTGCCTATTGACGGTGAAAAAACATTGATCTATCAATTGTTTTTGAACCTTTTGGGCAATGCAATAAAATATAGCAGCAATAAGGGAACTCCAATTATTGGTGTAGATAGTGTTGATTATGGAAATACGATCGTCTATAAAGTCTGGGACAATGGTATCGGAATCTCCGCAGAAGAAACTGAACGGATTTTCGAGATTTTCCATCGTCTGCCTAACGCGATACAATTTGATGGTTCCGGGGTAGGGTTATCCATTGTCAAAAGAATCGTGGAGCGGCTTAATGCAAAAATCACGGTGGAAAGTACATTGAACGAGGGAACAACCTTTAATATTCATTTCCCTAAGAAAAATAAAGATTTAAAATCTACCTTACCGACAAATCCATACCAGAACGAAGCAACATAA
- a CDS encoding SIR2 family protein, which produces MKKLTLLVGNDINNISPGISWSDLLHNIKEKYKVSSLENGQKPFPMLYEEIFLHAIKEKHINERELKTYIADCVSQINQNEIHQLIRDFPTENIITTNYEFSLEGKITTTNTGLIRETTYSIFRKHENENKNYWHIHGDCLNPSSINLGYEHYCGQLQKMRDYVVNGTNYSSETVYKHALIKRLSQNKDTKLQSWIDLFFTQDIHILGLSLDFVEIDLWWLLTYRARHKYYRRSSFIKNQLFYYTTKKWYGLSKDKMQLLQANDVEIIVIDESDKTRYYKKVLDAIKKI; this is translated from the coding sequence ATGAAAAAGTTGACTTTATTAGTTGGAAACGACATCAATAATATTTCACCAGGGATCAGCTGGAGTGATCTACTACACAATATCAAAGAAAAATATAAGGTTAGTTCATTAGAAAATGGACAAAAGCCCTTCCCTATGTTGTATGAAGAAATATTCCTTCATGCGATAAAAGAAAAACATATCAATGAGAGAGAGCTTAAAACCTATATCGCTGATTGTGTTTCTCAGATCAACCAAAACGAAATACACCAATTAATCCGGGATTTCCCGACCGAAAACATCATTACTACGAATTATGAATTTAGTTTGGAAGGGAAAATCACAACCACTAATACGGGACTAATTCGCGAAACGACGTACAGTATATTTCGTAAACACGAAAACGAGAACAAAAACTATTGGCATATACATGGTGACTGTCTAAACCCGTCGTCCATTAATCTCGGCTATGAGCATTATTGTGGACAATTGCAAAAAATGAGAGATTATGTCGTTAATGGAACAAATTACAGTTCGGAAACTGTTTATAAGCATGCTCTGATTAAACGATTAAGTCAGAATAAGGATACCAAGCTCCAATCGTGGATTGATCTATTTTTTACTCAAGATATCCACATCTTGGGTCTTTCTCTTGATTTTGTCGAAATAGATCTTTGGTGGCTTTTAACTTATCGTGCACGACATAAATATTATAGACGAAGTAGCTTTATTAAAAATCAATTATTTTATTACACAACAAAAAAGTGGTATGGGCTTTCCAAAGATAAAATGCAGTTACTTCAGGCAAACGATGTTGAAATCATTGTAATTGACGAGTCTGATAAGACTAGGTATTACAAAAAGGTACTGGATGCAATAAAAAAGATATGA